Genomic DNA from Colius striatus isolate bColStr4 chromosome 7, bColStr4.1.hap1, whole genome shotgun sequence:
AACACTAGCACAGCCAGTGCAGGTGTGGGGCTTGTGTGAGGTGAGGCATGAGAGTGGGGAACAGGCATGGGAGATGATTAGTGACCTCCCTGCTCTGGTGTTGCCCACAAAGAGCCCATTGCCTACACAGTGTTGCTGGCAGAGCAAAAGGATGCAGCTGCTTGCTGTCTGAGCCTTGACCTGAGCAAGTCAGCGCTGCCCCTGCCTGTCCcttgctctgctgctctttctttCCAGCAGACAGGACTGACATTTCAGTCTGGCTCTTGCTTGAACTGCTATGATCCTGGGCACAGGGGTCAGCAGCCTGGCATGGTCTTACCAAGTTGTGGGCTGGTGTTTGGCTGTGGTTGGGCAGTGCAGTGAGGGAGCAGCCTGGAAGGGCTCCTGGGGTGCAGGTGGGTGCTGGTGATGGAGCCATTCTGTGCTGTGAGCCACTTACAGGCAAACAGTGGCCGAGGCAGACGTGTGCACAGCGAGAGCACGGGCATGGGTTGTGGTCCCTGTAGGAGAGCAGTTCCAGGAGCTGAACTCGGAGGGAGCTTGTGTCTTACTGGGGTGGAACAAGAAGCTGAACCTTTCCCCATCCATGGGACTCTCTCTTGGCAATGAGCAACAAGTGTCAGTGGCTCTaggggctgctgccctggcacccTGTGCTCCCTTGCCCTTTGCTGTCCgtctgctgcagcaggagcgtGGTTGTGCAGTGGAGGCAACCCTGGAGGCAACAAGAAGTGGCTATTTTAGGGCAGCACCCTGCTCCCCAGGCTGAGGGTGCAGGCTGGGAGCAGAACACGTCCCACCACCCCCCCAGCCTGGTGCTGGGCAGCCTTGCTGTGGCCTTCACGTGTGTGATGAGAGGAAAGGTCTCAGCCGCCCTTGCACTTCgtctgctgcagagctgcccggGAGCTGGGCTGGTGGTTGTGGGGGtctctgctgcctccagcactgCTGTTCCCAGAAACAGCAAGTGCAGAACTGCTGCCTGACAGGCATTGGCCCACCCTTCCCGGTGccccagctgctgtgctggtggtgGTCGGGTCAGTCCAAACCACGCTCCGATGGTTCCGTGTGTggtggcaggagcagccccagtcTCTCTGGCCCACAACCCCTGGCCAGGCTCTTGGAGGTTGGGAGCCACAGGCTCTGACTGagcctctgcagcactgcccaaGCACTCTGCTCCATCAGaacctgcccagggctgtgctcacaCCACAGCCTTTTCCCCAGGTAAGCGctgcctcctcccagcctcACCTGCTTAGATCAGTGTCTGTGAAGGCAGCCACGGACAACCTGGCTGAAAACCACCCCTACAGagtgcagggggacagggagtgcAGGTGCTGCCTGGCCTCCCTGCAGTAGGGGGTATGGCCACACACAGCCCCCCAGGCTCTCATGGGTGATGTGCCGGAGCTCCATCTGTGCTGCTGGCACATCCTGGGCAAAGGCAGTTCCTCTGGCCATCTCCACACTGCAGGCTTGGCACGGGGAGCCCCAGATGGGCTGTGCCCCACTTCAGCATCAGCAATGCACAGCTAACGAGACCAAAAAGTGATTTGGGGAGAATCTGCCAGGAATTGGGAGCAGATGCCCTGCTCACACCACAGCACgtgtcctgccctggcagcaagGATTGCGTTCCCCACTTAGGCAGCACCTTAATCATCGCTGTTCTCAATGGGAGAACTTTGTGGCTGATAAAACAGTATCAGAGAGGAAAACCatgagagcagctgagggctgggcCTGGCCGTGCTGGGGTGAGATGAGACGAGAGCCTGTGCTGGTTGTCAGGCGCTGCAGGCGCTTCCCTGCGGCACGGCGGCCGCTCGGGCCCCTCCTCGTGGCCTGGTTTCGGCGTCCATCGCTGGCTGCAGCACGGCGGGTCCTGCCCAGTCAGCTCTCCCGTTGCCTCCCCTTCTCTCAGGTGACGCAGTACCTGCTGGACCAGTCCTTTGTGATGGATGAAGAAACCCTTTACGAAGCTTCTCTGCGGATAGAGCCCAAGCTGCCTTCCTGAGCCCGGAGCCGTGGCCGGCGGCTGCTCATGTCCGCAGGCGATTCCACACTGTAGATATCTGTCCTTCCGTCGGACGCCCTGGAGTGACTTCCATGTATGTGCTTCTCCGAGCAACCACCCCCCTCCTTCCCAGGCCACAGTAGACCTCGCGTAGGGTTTCCCGCCTCGTTTAAGGTTTCACGCATCCACACTCGCTGCCGTCCCGGTTTCTTTTCGATGATGTTACTTTTGCCATCCATCCCTCCCGCGGGGGGGCTGAGGGAGATCAGCCCATGTCCTCCCGCGGGGGCTGGGAGAGGTCAGCCCATGTCCTCCCTCGGGGGGCTGCACTGGGCTGGGTGGGGGAGGTCAGCCCGTGTCCTCCTGCGAggagctgggcagtgctgggggagctcAGCCCGTGTCCTCCTGCGAggagctgggcagtgctgggggagctcAGCCTGTGTCCTCCCGCGGGGGGCTGCACTGGGCTGGGTGGGGGGAGGTCAGCCCATGTCCTCCTGCGAggagctgggcagtgctgggggagctcAGCCCATGTCCTCCCGCGGGGGGCTGCACTGGGCTGGGTGGGGGGAGGTCAGCCCGTGTCCTCCTGCGAggagctgggcagtgctgggggagctcAGCCCGTGTCCTCCCGCGGGGGAGCTGCTCCGACTTGGCGGCTGCCGGCAGTAACACCCCGGGGTGAACTCTGCGAGGGAAGGGGGATGACCCGACCCTTCTCCCTCTGTGCGATGTGAAGCTGCCGTCTCTCCGCGCTGCCCCCCGGCGCCGGGGGGGGTCCCTCGGCCGCTGCCCCCCCCTCCCTCGGGACGATGGGAAGAAAGGTCCCTCCGGCTCTCCTCGCTGCGTTCAGCTCCTGCCAAGCTTCTGTTGATATGCTGTAGATCCGTATTCCTTGTGACCACTCTGAGTAACATGATGTAGAGTTAGAACAAGATGACCGAGTGTTTTTATTACATATACTGTAATCCTGTCTAACCGCCTTCTAGCAGGAATATAGTAATGTAGTGCTTATTCTGTGAATATtaccatgtattttttacaTTGTACAGTATATAAACACAGTTTAACTTGACAGTGGCAGGCATGCTCCACTCTGACAACCACAACACTTTTGCTGTAAGCAATACCTCGTGGTATGAGAATTCTCTTTCAAGCCCTAAAACTATTTCAACTTACAGCTtgtttggaagaagaaaaaaaaacaaaactatttccattttttttgtaaaaatatatgTTTCCTGATTACCTCTTGCTAATAAATCTATTCTATCTCAGGGTGAACCGGGGGCTCGCCGTGTGTTTATCGGCGGGTCGGCGCCGGGCCCGCAGACAGCCcccggggagggaggggaggggacgctccgcccccggcccgcccccggcCGCGATCGGCTCCGCCCGTTCCGCCTCGGCACGCGTCGGGTCGCTTCGGGCGCGGCTCGGCCCCGCTCGGCTCGGCGCGGCTCGGACATGGCGTGGGCCGTGCTGCTGGCTGCCGCCGCGCTGCtggcgcccgccgccgcctggGCACCCAGCGCCGAAGGTAACGGGGCGCCGGGAGGGGGTGACTCGGCTCGGTTCcgcccggctcggctcggctggGCTCCGCTCGCCCGCGGGCCCGGGCGCTGTCCGTGCCGCGGCGGGCGCTGACGCGTCCCCGCTCTGTCCcgcagaggagctgcagttcAAGGCCTGGATGCTGCAGGTAAGGCCGCGGGGCCCGTCCTTcgcggggctggcggcgggGGCCGTGCCGCGGGCTGCCCGGCGGGGCTGACGCGCCGCGTCCCGCAGAACGAGCGGCGCTACGGCCCGGGCGAGTACCCGCGGCGGCTGCGCATCTTCCTCGACAACAAGCGGCGGATCGAGGAGCACAACGCCGGCAACCACAGCTTCCAGAGTAGGAGCcctcccccggccccggcccgcgcTCCCTGTGCCCTTTGAGCCGTGGTGAGCAAagccttccccttcctccctcttccagTGGCCCTGAACCAGTTTTCAGACCTGACCTTCGCTGAGTTTAAAAAACTATACCTGTGGAGAGAGCCCCAGGTAAGTGCCTGAGCTGCCGGGGCCggaggagggggctggcaggagggggGACCCCGCGGTGGGTCCCTGTGCCGAGCTGCACCCCACGGCTCTGCTGCCCAAACCTGAGTGAGAGAAAAGCCAACTCCCACGCCCTGCCCTCGCCTGCCTTCAGCTGCCTCCCGGCCCTGGCTCCAGCCAGTGTCACCCTGCTGTCAGCTTCCCAGGGGTCCTTATGGGTAGATGGAAGGCCAGATCCCGGTTTGGGGAGCAGCTCAGGcggtggcacaggctgtcccagctctgcccagctccctgtgccccGGGGAGGGCAGCTGCCCATGGCCCCCGTCCCTGGCACGGCAGCTTGCCGCAGCCCTCCCGCCTCGCTTGCAGAACTGCTCAGCCACAAAGGGGAACTTCCTGCGCAGCTCTGGGCCGTGTCCCGACTCCATCGActggaggaagaagggaaatttTGTGACACCCGTGAAAAACCAGGTGAGGAGCGTGTGGTGGCACATGCCAGTGGCACACCAGCAGTGGGTCGGGACAGGGActggctgctgtgggcagggcaCTGTGCCGGAGGAGTGCTGGGGGGGGTGTGCCCACAGAGAAGCAGGTGCCTctgtggctggggcaggggagcctgcaggagctggggcagtgggaGGCTGTGGGCTCTTGAGCAGGGGATGAGTGGAAGCACTGTGCTCCTGGCATGgggatgagtgggcagtgagTGCCCCCGTGGCACGTGGAGCAGTTCCTCTCTGGTTCCTAACACAGGGTGCCTGCGGGAGCTGCTGGACGTTTTCCACCACGGGGTGTCTGGAGTCTGCTATTGCTATTGCAACAGGAAAGCTCCTTTCTCTGGTAAGAGTCTGGTTatgtgctggggctgccagtGGGACCAGCCCACTCCTGGCTGGGACAGCCACCGGCTGCTTGCTGCCCATCTGCACGTCACTGTGTGTGGCTGTGGGCACCCCCGGCCCTGCACACCCCTCACAGCTCTCCACAAGCTGAGCAGCACGGCTGGGGAGGCACGGGGCAGCTCTTTGTGCCCGAGGATGTGCCCATTGCCATCCCCTCTCAGGGTCTGAGTgtcccactgccctgggcagagcccttttcagagcagggtgagggcagggaggcTGGCGGGTCCCTGCTGCAGGAAGCAGCCATGGTTagccccagctgcctctggTGCTGCCAGCTGGCAGGAGCTCCTCGCCACAAGCAGCATGTCATGAAACTCTGTCTTTAAACTCCCACAGGATTTATATTCTCCAAGAACTAGAAAGTCAGTAGCTGCTTAGTGTGACTTAGCAGAATAGCTGAGGGTTGGGTCTAAGTGTTAAAAACAAACTTGACCTTTCTGTAGGCGGAACAACAGTTGGTTGACTGTGCCCAGGCTTTTAACAACCACGGCTGCAGCGGGTAAGTCACAGAAAATAACCAGGGACAGGGATGAGAGTTTCTGCTGTTCCACGATTGGCAGCCCTCCTCAAAACCTGATGTTGGGATCCTTCCAGATCTTGTGATGGCTGTTGTTTCCTCTTGGCTGAAAACAGCTTTCGGTttggtttgcttgttttagTTTCACCTTCCCTAGACGTTAGAATGTTTCACTCAGTCTCCAGCGTTTTCTAACCTGTGTTGTTGCTCCTGATGATGAGTTTGGCTTCAGATGGTGGTTTTGTCTCAGTGCCTCCTGGTACTGCAGTCACGGGTGCTGCGTGGCCAGGCTTTACCCCTCTCAGGGAGAGCCAGGGGAGTTCTGTGTGTTGCTCTGCTCGGGAGTCACGCGCAGCCCGTGGCGCTTGAAGGAACCCACAGAAACCTTTGCTTCCCCTTTGGTAAATTCCTACTGGCACTGCTAGAGAAGGCAGATAATAAAGCCTTCTGAAATCTTGTTTTCTGTCAGATAAACAGTCCCTGAGGAATGCTCAGCTGAGCAAAACCGCCCTTGTGGCGTTTTAGGTTTCTCATGACTCCTCCTTAGTCCTTTCCCCCTGAGCACACCCTGTACACACTCTGTGAGACATGCACCACGAAGGGGGCTA
This window encodes:
- the CTSH gene encoding pro-cathepsin H; translation: MAWAVLLAAAALLAPAAAWAPSAEEELQFKAWMLQNERRYGPGEYPRRLRIFLDNKRRIEEHNAGNHSFQMALNQFSDLTFAEFKKLYLWREPQNCSATKGNFLRSSGPCPDSIDWRKKGNFVTPVKNQGACGSCWTFSTTGCLESAIAIATGKLLSLAEQQLVDCAQAFNNHGCSGGLPSQAFEYILYNKGLMGEDTYPYRAENGTCKFQPEKAVAFVKDVINITQYDEDGMVEAVGRHNPVSFAFQVTANFMHYRKGVYSNPRCDHTPDKVNHAVLAVGYGEADGTPYWIVKNSWGPRWGMDGYFLIERGKNMCGLAACASYPIPQV